From the genome of Rhinoderma darwinii isolate aRhiDar2 chromosome 1, aRhiDar2.hap1, whole genome shotgun sequence:
CCAGAGAGGAGACCGAATCCACAGTAGTATATAGCAGGTTGTGTGGAGTGTAGAAGAGGCCTTTGATGACCTATAGCTCCTGGAACGTGTGGGAAGCAGGGTGGGAAGGCATGCCACTGAGAGGTTCTCACTGCAATTTGTGAAGGCAGCCGCTGGTTGAGGCTCCAATATCTGTGTGCTGCCTGTCACCGGATCGGGAACATAGGGTGGACACTGGATAGCCCAGGTTGAGCCTCTATCTTTCTCTGAGTTACTAGTGGGGAACTGCATACTTGAATTTAGGTGAGAGCAGAGAAGTACCACTGTCAATAAATTGATGTGCGATCACCCTGAACTGACAGGCCGATCGCATGTGTAAATAATGAACTTAAAAAGGACATGCACAGATGGCACCCGAAGAGTATTCTGTGCGCTTGCGCTGTTTCTGGACGAGTCAGAAACCAGCACAAGCGCAGAAGAGGGGCCGGAAGTTCAGTATAGTTTAGGCATGGACGAGCTCAGTCTTCTGCCTGCCAATATCGCGTGCTACTGTGGAAGAGGGCGGCGTGATAGAGGGGGACAGGATTTTCTTCACCTGGGACATGGCTTTCTTAAAGTGGAGAATAAGGCAGAAGGGCTGAAGAGTTTATATCAGTAAGTGTCTTGTTTTGCCTCCAGCCACATATTAAAAGCCTTTCATAGTAAACTGGCCAACCCCTTTTATGCAAATTGCCACAATAAAAaccgaagcagcaaactttgtgaaaaccaaaatttgtgtcattctcaaaacttttggccaggactgtacagcTGACACGCACTGGTGATGGGGCAGACTCCCTGTCATACATGTACAGCGGTTTATGGAAATGATTTTCCAACATTGCTACACGGCAGATATGAAGGTTAAAGGACGATTAAATTAATCtcacaaagtgacacatcagattttaaAGCAAtggggctgtgttcacacggccatAATTGGCTGCATCGCCCAGGGGTTATTGTCTGTGAATAACCTGATGAGtttaaaatctttttttgctcATATAACCTTTCCCACATTCCAaacaagaatatatattttttttaattctctgataagtttaaaaattttattttcatgaGAACATTTTCCATATATAGAACATTAAAATTACTTCTCCCCTCTGTGATTTTTCTCATGTACTACAAGATTTGATTTTTGTacaaagcatttcccacattctgaacatgtatacggcttctctcctgtgtgacttctctcatgtgtaacaagatgtgatttatctgtaaaacatttcccacattctgaacatgaatacggcttctctcctgtgtgaattctctcatgtctaacaagatgtgatttatctgtaaaacatttcccacattctgaacatgaatatggcatctctcctgtgtgacttttcTCATGTGTAATAAGACTTGatttatatttaaaatatttcccacattctgaacatgaatacggcttatcCCGTGTGTgtcttctctcatgtataacaagacttgatttatatggaaaacatttcccacattctgaacatgaatatggcttctctcctgtgtgacttctctcatgtctaacaagacttgatttaactgtaaaacatttcccacattctgaacatgaatatggcttctcttctGTGTGAATTCTCTTGTGTGTAATAAGACTTGATTTATAtggaaaacatttcccacattctgaacatgaatatggcttctcccctgtgtgtcttctctcatgtttaacaagacttgatttatatggaaaacatttcccacattctgaacatgaatatggcttctctcctgtgtgacttctctcatgtataacaagatttgatttatctgtaaaacatttcccacattctgaacatgaatacggcttctcccctgtgtgacttctctcatgtataacaagatgttgtttttgtgcaaaacatttcccacattctgaacataaatatagcttctctcctgtgtgtattttctcatgtataacaagatttgatttatgtttaaaactttttcgacattctgaacatgaatatggcttctcccttgTGTGAAACTTTCTGTGCTTAAaaagacctgagatttttgtgacctgtttaccacattgaaatcttttaccccctttctgagctatacttgtggtaacaatctgtgattggtcagaaGACGGTTCCTCATGATTAGGGGAAATATACAACAGATCTTTACTGTGATGTCTTGGATGTACATTAATGGTAAtcaggttttctcctgaagactgctgcttGATATCTTCTACTTCATAATTGATCGAGTTCTCATTGGCAtcttctgttaggattaaaaattGTACAAATGCAGCAGTTTCTCCTGGCTCTAATACCCACAGTATAttcctcagaccggagcaggtaaaattaAATCGGGTATGATCCAAAGAATACCCTAAATGGCATAAAGTACAGTAAAGTTTACCGCTCAAATGGCACTGGTTAAAGTCCAATATCACATgggtatggacactctctcccagaaaaatgcagtagaCAGTCCGCAACTCAGTGAGGATGTAGATGGAAATTCTTGTCACTGTAGTCCCACAGAGCTTCGTATCGTCTCTAGATGTTTAAAAGACATCTGGTAAGGAAAAAGATCCTATATCTCTAATAGATGAAAGAAAgagacatagtgcaacaccctctatgATAGTGTTTTGCGTGCCGCCTAGGAATTTTTGCCTAATTTGATGCTTTTATTCCTTGTtatttctgtgagtatggattaaacttagcCTGGAGCGATcagttttcagagggtgttgcactatgtctcCTTCGTTCAACTTTTAGAGATATAGGATCTTTTCCCTACCAGGAGTCTAGAGACGATACGGAGCTCTGTGGGACAACAGAGACAAGAATTTCCATCTACACCCTCACTAAATTGCGGATTGtctactgcatttttctgggagtgtCCATACCGATGTGATATTGGACTGTAACCAGTGCTGTTTGAGCGGTAAACTTTCCTGTACAGGATTAAAAATTGATTttgtgatttttatatttttcaaaacacATAGCAGACATTTATGTCCTATTAGGctgcatgcagtttttttttatagtcaatcagaagtggatccaacagGAAGGAAAGGTGTGAGCCGTTCCCTTCAAAACCAccactggctttggctcaaaaaatggcaccaaatattaccacaaaaagtgcCACAAATACTGAATGCTTAATTCCAGCCTTataaatctttttaaaaaaaacactttaaatggACTTTTCATTAAAAACTTGTGTTAATcttcaaaaaaaaattctgttttacCCTTGCAAAGTCTgtatgaagttactgccactaggtgactCCTTTTCTATAACTTGTTGTCCACCCTCGATTGTCCTGCAAATTCAGTCACTAGTTACAGAGAAGAGTAGACAGACTGCAGAAAATGGGGGTGCCTCTCTCTGGTAAAGCTCCCTGTACTCATAGCCTGCCTGAACTCTCTCATGTAATCCTTATAGTAGCTTCTTGCATCTCTGTCTGCTTTGTTGAAGATTTTTTCTGCAGATGAGACTCATGTAAATAGAAAAGTTTCTGTTTAGGAATTTCTGCAAACCTCATACAGATGAATGGAAAAAGTCGCAGAAATGTCATGCCTGTCAATTCTTGAGTTGTTAAAGACGTCATGAATTTCATGCGTGTTTTTCAAGCATCTCATctggagttttttgttttttttatgtaaacatTTGTAACATATTTTTTTCTGAAGTTTTTCAGGTTCTATAGAGAAGCATgacgcgtttttaaaaaaaatgctgcgcTGGCAAAACACGCACCAAAAGGGCAGAAGAAAAACAGCCATTGTGttcagtgcattttatattttactataaactCTCATGTAATATCTGCCTGAAACAAAAAAGGCAAgacaaacctcccaattcactttctaatatcattattacttacctgtggtaacacctcctggaatttcctcctccacttcactgttACACGGTtcatcgcccctcacccgctcttcttccgcttcatcctccactttattattagtcagatcttccccctgatttcacatatgtaacaattcagtacaatacagcagagggtgcgaagaatctaacagatcaaagtAAGAaatcaccaaaatctatgaccacatctatgatcgcaggaccaaaaagctccacaccccctatatagatctggtttaGGgcccagcttcatctacctgatgattctctgggacattgtgattttcctctggacagtcctgggaatacagaggactgggacatctctctggtggatttctcctactggatccatctgtaggaaacacacagtgactgaatacatgattactgtatatctgtctatatatcacacacttctctctacacttctatgtttactgatcagagccgaGATTACAATGTTGTGCTTCTCACTACCTGTGTCGCGGTCCCAGTGCTTTGCAAGCCACAGGCCTATTGTGGCCTACCAGAGCGAATGGTGGGGAACCATTGACTTTCTGCTCCGCCATAATATTCAATTGCATTTGCCTCCTAAGGTTGTGAATACACGTGAAATCGCCAGGATGCAGGGGCTCTATTATAAGAGCCCTGTGACAACCAAAAGAGTACCAGGTCTTTGCCCTGGAACAATATCCCCTGCTTAGATGGGAGTCAAAAATTTTACGAGAGAGAACCCACGGTCAGACAAAGTACCTGTAGTAATGAAAACAACTACTCCAAGTTTTCTCTCTACAAGGGATGGGAAACCACTGAGGTGTTGGGAGAAGCTCTACGGTTATATACCCCCAAGTTTCCTTTCCCTGGTGCTGTTATGGCAAAAAAATAATGTTTAGGATTACATTTACCGGTAATTGGTTTTCTGTGGCACCAGGACAGCACCATGACAGAGATGACCCCCACTGTCCTCATCcatatatacaccgatcagccataacattaaaaccactgaatgGCACCTGACAAGGGGGTGGGGGATATTAGACAGCAAGTGAGCAGTCCGTATTTTAAGTTAATGTGTTTAAAACATGGAAAAGTGTAaaatgacaagggccaaattagtCAGAGTATCCCGAAAACTGCCAGTGTTGTCGGGTGTTTCTGGTATGTAAAGGTTATATCCTACCAAAAGTGGAATGACAAGCGGTGTACCGGCAACAGGGTTATTGGTGGTCAAGACTCATTCATGTGCGTAGGGAACTCATCTGGTCCCAACCCACAGAAGAGTTACTGTACAGCAAATTACTGAAAAAGTCACTGCTAGCTATAATAGAAAGGTATTCtgccgtttctctgttattcctactggaaatgtaAGATTAAATTGGGAaaagggtgttaccattccccttgtgaaaGAGTCGTGTCCCTACACCTTCTGatattgtcagcactgattggacattgtcagactgttTGGACACGCCCCCGGCTGGTAACACCTAGATGTCAAATAATTAAtacatttcaaggaggaataacagaggaacagcacaatgcaaagttctaaggAAAGGTGATCTATACTTGTTCAATTATGGGAAATGCAAGTACTTAATATACATAATGAATCCCAGgagatccagaggaaggtaatAATCAATTATCACACGACAGAGACCCAATTCTACATAAAGTGGAAAATACTTCCTGTCCCCGGATAACAATTGAACAGATCCCTGGATCCaaattctacattactaccagtgATCCTGTATATTGTGTCTTACAAGGAAGATATTTAACCCTTTGTTATATCGCCACATGATTGTCATGTCCACTGTATCCACATGGTAGAACTTTACACACCTCATGTTGCAGAGATTATAAGAGCAGCGCAGATCAGTCACTGGTtatataagactatgttcacacatggagAAATGGAGGCAGAAATTTCTATGATTGTCCAACTCATCTGATTGTGCTTAATAAAAATTAATGTACCTGCTGCAGAAAAAACAACATTCAGTTATATAGAAACTTCTACAACAAATCTGTGACCATCCCCTAGTGCAGCAGTGCAGCAAAGCGAGGAACGTGTGATCGGAGATCAGGAATCACAtgtctgtatatactgcacatgataAAAACTAACACTGCAACAAAAAACTAATAagatataaattatatatctatatctcaccCTGTGATGTGCCcggccggtagttctccatcatgacctcctcgtacagatccttgtgtccttctagatactcccactcctccatggagaaatagacagctacatcctgacaccttataggaacctgacaaacacaatgatacagtcatcacccagacacctccagtgctgttactgtagaatttcccagcattcccagcagtgtcacctctccattcaGCAGCtcggtcatcttgtagatcagttctaagatcttcttctcatgtatccgggagtgagggggaggctctgtgatggggctctgactactgctccatcctcctgactcatggatgatgggagtcgtacagtcacccgatgccttcttcactattgtgtactcctgtgtatggagagagacacttagagaactgaacacagtattcccccctcagtagaaagagggagattgtgaccccgctgtataaacttctagtgaccccacatctgtagtaCTGGAGgcttcacctacaaaaagacattgagaaaatagaacgaggccaaaactaaaaaggaaataatattggggggactagataGACCATCTGCTCTccccctgccgtcatcttctatgtttctatatagatgtcatcctgatcctcctggttccttgtcattctcattgctctacaacattactattgctgcattggtgacatgacacataactgaccatattggtggctgatcttcagctttactgctgttggcttcttgacgtcacttgggagGTCTGgatgctgttatacaggacactggattcttcctattacttcctattatgtattgtattgtcccttccctatgtgtgacttgttctacaatgtagaaaagtttacctctccgctcaacaggtagatgatctccaaggtgaagtctaatattcttttgctcatctcattcctgtccatccttggtgggtcattcaggagaaggaacgttgtggaagagaagatgagaaaactggaggtactaggatctagtactgcagacatctttatgaagaaaggagaagatggaaatcatacaggggacaacatcatgtctgacatacagaacctcacttattcatcattgagagaaacatcttctcagagccgtcaccacatggaataaaggggtattcccaacacagacatttctccccaggatatgccagaaatgtctgatagatgcggctccacatCTGGCCGTGCtctgctgtttctggaactcctatacaagtgaatgaagAGAGttgtgcacatgtgtggtcacctctccattcattctccacctggataaagtcatcacctcaccaggcgggtcgggggacccccattctccacatagaggtgggacccccataaatcagacatttatggcatatcttttgGGTGAGAAGAGTAAAATTAAGATATTTCCCCCAGACAATGCAAACCTGACacctgacaacctgacacatggtgggtactggggagacattgctgacatctcacaagacatggtgcacactatgcagttagtgtttgatatgaactgtgaggctctgcagcagctgaggtgacattatatatagggaacatgcagtgtgatctcttCTCACCTAAGTGTTTGGGAGGGGGCTCCTCTGTGAGATCATCCTCACGTCGAGATTGTGGATTTATGATAAGTTGTCAATTTCAAttgtgtacagaaaaaaaaacttcaccttacaaaatgttttattatggatTTTTTTGAACTATAAATAATTGTTATCACCCCAAAAATATTGTCCGGACTTATAAATGATGATATCTTACGACTTCTTTCAGCGTGAAGTATAAGGAGCTCAGAAACATTATTGTAAAGCATCTTCCCATTTGCGGTCAGGACTGGATGATATTATCCGGGATGTGTAAGAGTTATTCCAGAGAGACCCCAACACAAGGACAACGTCTCCCCCCCAGTTTATGTGAGAGTGAAATACGGAGTCATACTTGTCTCACCACTGAAGGTTATTTCCACCGTGGTCATAAAAAGCTAATCCTGGAATTATAACAAAGCTATAGATAGTTCTTCGTCTTGTACAGATAACGTTGTGACACTAGTAAGACAGATATAGATTATAACACATCACGTCATTTATCTCATCCGCTCTCTTCAATGTCAGGTTCAATATGTCAGTTGTACCACATTAATGGTGTGAAGTCATAATCCCCTTCTAGACCGTAGCAGGAAAGACGCCAGTAATCCACTAGTCATGTCCAAAGGCGGCCATCCCCATGACAATACTGAATGTCATAGTGCGGGGAGAGAAGTATAGAGCGGGTTTACAGGCTGGGCCCGCTCCACATGCTgcgggtgtattacagctgacacctcgcactaacggccaggatcagagggAACGCCGATCCCGGgcatttaactacttagatgctgcggtcaatagtgattgTGGAATTTAAGcttttagaaagagggggtggtcctctctgaccgctcatcggCCCCTCGCGATATGATCCCTGGGtgcagatggttgtcatggcagcctggggtgtAATGAAGGTCTGACACCTTTCTGCCCTTAATATTAATCAGgatatactgcgatacattagtattacaggtaGGTATGGGCGATTTTCTATTTGAATctcaattttcttatttttttcagtttttttaacagtaataccaagagataaataaattattttctttatataactaactttttaacatatattattgtacataacgTCAAAACTTTCAAACTCTGCAAATACCTTTTTATCCTGGCATTTACAATGGGGGGGGaaaggggtgcgatctacaagggggagtggggGTGTGATCTGCAAGAGGGGTGGTGATGTCATCTGCAAGGGGGGTGGTCATgtgatctgcaaggggggtggtatctacagggtggtgtggcTATATACTAGGAGCCTCTGCCTCCATAaaactgctgttctgtagtgtataattttgttcagtacagaacagcagttccgtggggaagcaggaACAGAGCGGGGCGCAGCTTGTCAGACGGGGCagaccaggcagtgacgaggcggagcttcctcctgcagcacggcgccactaaagaatcgattcAACTATTCTGTTAAAAAAACAGAATCGTCCAGAGCCATTGATGGTAAATTAATACAATTAATttaattaatcgcccagccctaattacagtgtattgtaccaatgATCTAATCATCTAATCACCCCCAGGGGAGTAATACGATTTTTAGAAATTAGCTAAAGTTTTTAGTTATGtacaaagtacagtaaaaaatagtgtattggttagccaataaacgtatcatacctacaatacctttgtcttttttgacacaaaagtatttaacatggcATATAGTTGtgtacaaaaaatgtaaaaattttgaattttttctttaaagtaacgtaaaaaaacaaaatgataaacATAACTGGAATCACCGCAAGGACCCAAAACCCAAACCTGAAGGGAAATACATGAGATTCgtgattatattattagttgtggcCTTATTgattatattgtttgaggtttataatctctgtaatttaatatgagaaaaatagGGGTTTGTAGTGgatggtcaatttgcttatattGTATCTGTATTCAATTACATAGTGAATTATCAAGTAGGATGCTGAATTCTATTCCATCTGTAATGACCTTCTTCCCCCTTCTATTTCAGAAATATGTAATCTTTGAATGTTCTTTGCATAACCTTGACATAGCTAGCAATTAGCAGTCTGGCTGAACGACATAAaggtgacattatatatagggaacatgcagtgtgatctcttCTCACCTAAGTGTTTGGGAGGGGGCTCCTCTGTGAGATCATCCTCACGTCGAGATTGTGGATTTATGATAAGTTGTCAATTTCAAttgtgtacagaaaaaaaaacttcaccttacaaaatgttttattatggatTTTTTTGAACTATAAATAATTGTTATCACCCCAAAAATATTGTCCGGACTTATAAATGATGATATCTTACGACTTCTTTCAGCGTGAAGTATAAGGAGCTCAGAAACATTATTGTAAAGCATCTTCCCATTTGCGGTCAGGACTGGATGATATTATCCGGGATGTGTAAGAGTTATTCCAGAGAGACCCCAACACAAGGACAACGTCTCCCCCCCAGTTTATGTGAGAGTGAAATACGGAGTCATACTTGTCTCACCACTGAAGGTTATTTCCACCGTGGTCATAAAAAGCTAATCCTGGAATTATAACAAAGCTATAGATAGTTCTTCGTCTTGTACAGATAACGTTGTGACACTAGTAAGACAGATATAGATTATAACACATCACGTCATTTATCTCATCCGCTCTCTTCAATGTCAGGTTCAATATGTCAGTTGTACCACATTAATGGTGTGAAGTCATAATCCCCTTCTAGACCGTAGCAGGAAAGACGCCAGTAATCCACTAGTCATGTCCAAAGGCGGCCATCCCCATGACAATACTGAATGTCATAGTGCGGGGAGAGAAGTATAGAGCGGGTttacaggctgagcccgctccacatGCTgcgggtgtattacagctgacacctcgcactaacggccaggatcagagggAACGCCGATCCCGGgcatttaactacttagatgctgcggtcaatagtgattgTGGAATTTAAGcttttagaaagagggggtggtcctctctgaccgctcatcggCCCCTCGCGATATGATCCCTGGGtgcagatggttgtcatggcagcctggggtgtAATGAAGGTCTGACACCTTTCTGCCCTTAATATTAATCAGgatatactgcgatacattagtattacaggtaGGTATGGGCGATTTTCTATTTGAATctcaattttcttatttttttcagtttttttaacagtaataccaagagataaataaattattttctttatataactaactttttaacatatattattgtacataacgTCAAAACTTTCAAACTCTGCAAATACCTTTTTATCCTGGCATTTACAATGGGGGGGGaaaggggtgcgatctacaagggggagtggggGTGTGATCTGCAAGAGGGGTGGTGATGTCATCTGCAAGGGGGGTGGTCATgtgatctgcaaggggggtggtatctacagggtggtgtggcTATATACTAGGAGCCTCTGCCTCCATAaaactgctgttctgtagtgtataattttgttcagtacagaacagcagttccgtggggaagcaggaACAGAGCGGGGCGCAGCTTGTCAGACGGGGCagaccaggcagtgacgaggcggagcttcctcctgcagcacggcgccactaaagaatcgattcAACTATTCTGTTAAAAAAACAGAATCGTCCAGAGCCATTGATGGTAAATTAATACAATTAATttaatt
Proteins encoded in this window:
- the LOC142704199 gene encoding uncharacterized protein LOC142704199; its protein translation is MDRNEMSKRILDFTLEIIYLLSGEEYTIVKKASGDCTTPIIHESGGWSSSQSPITEPPPHSRIHEKKILELIYKMTELLNGEVLPAGGVSKQSDNVQSVLTISEGVGTRLFHKGNEDANENSINYEVEDIKQQSSGENLITINVHPRHHSKDLLYISPNHEEPSSDQSQIVTTSIAQKGGKRFQCGKQVTKISGLFKHRKFHTREKPYSCSECRKSFKHKSNLVIHEKIHTGEKLYLCSECGKCFAQKQHLVIHERSHTGEKPYSCSECGKCFTDKSNLVIHERSHTGEKPYSCSECGKCFPYKSSLVKHERRHTGEKPYSCSECGKCFPYKSSLITHKRIHTEEKPYSCSECGKCFTVKSSLVRHERSHTGEKPYSCSECGKCFPYKSSLVIHERRHTRDKPYSCSECGKYFKYKSSLITHEKSHTGEMPYSCSECGKCFTDKSHLVRHERIHTGEKPYSCSECGKCFTDKSHLVTHERSHTGEKPYTCSECGKCFVQKSNLVVHEKNHRGEK